In Nostoc sp. CENA543, a single genomic region encodes these proteins:
- a CDS encoding TonB-dependent siderophore receptor encodes MKPEQILQSLLLAVSVGVFMANPAQGAKTNQQSELRQKRDILQINQPSLLTQGGSQQVIPVTGVQVNSTAQGVEIILQTTSGDQLQVKPRSEGNTYIAEINNAQLRLSSGEIFRQENPVAGIAEITVNNQNPNTILVTVKGETSLPQVELFDSDEGLILGLITTASATPPPEKQPETEVAPTPTPETETPVQPPSAESNEPIELVVTGDRDAGYNALNATTGTRTDTPLRDIPQSIQVIPRQVIEDQQVIRLDETLNNVSNVIAGGLDTGTEARYTIRGFDNAPILIDGFRQFAFPDVPETANLERVEILKGPASILYGQIQPGGIINAVTKKPLAEPFYEAEVQFGNYGLIRPRIDISGSLNDDPSLLYRLNLSYLNSESFRGFDENFEQYFVAPVLAWKLGEKTDFTFEAQYSNRRRPYDAGLVASGRGVIDVPRDRIINEPDDYIERTFISTGYSLEHRFSDNWTFRNGFRYATSKVYSDRLTITTNFDETTGIVDRVYALDDFYSDDYSLQSNVIGKFSTGSIKHTLLFGLDLNRTNSSSFATSNFFTPSQLNIFNPVYRATPRTGLDIVLLDRESVTDRLGIYLQDEIAFFDSLKLLAGIRYETVKQDITNQPSLFYPGGDTSQFNDAFTPRIGIVYQPSKEVSLYASYSQSFNPNIDQFDVNGNPLEPERGEGYEVGVKTELLEGKLSATLSYFDITKQNVATTDLNFPGLGISIATGEQRSRGFEFDVSGQILPGWNIIAAYAYTDAEVTADNTIPVGNRLAGVPKHSASLWTTYEIQRGNWQGLGFGVGFNYVGERQGDLDNSFELDSYFLTNAGIFYRRNNWRFALNFKNIFDVDYISGVPFGRTSGIYPGEPFTVIGSVSVRF; translated from the coding sequence ATGAAACCAGAGCAAATCTTGCAAAGCTTGTTGTTGGCAGTCTCAGTTGGTGTGTTCATGGCTAATCCAGCCCAAGGGGCAAAGACGAACCAGCAATCAGAACTGCGACAGAAACGGGATATTTTGCAAATCAACCAACCCTCTCTACTTACTCAAGGGGGTTCGCAACAAGTTATTCCCGTGACTGGAGTCCAAGTGAATTCCACCGCTCAGGGTGTGGAGATAATTTTACAGACTACTTCAGGCGATCAGTTACAAGTTAAGCCTAGAAGTGAAGGTAATACATACATTGCAGAGATCAATAATGCTCAACTGCGTTTATCTAGTGGTGAGATATTTCGCCAAGAAAACCCAGTAGCAGGAATTGCTGAAATTACTGTTAACAACCAAAATCCTAATACTATATTAGTCACAGTCAAAGGAGAAACAAGCTTACCGCAAGTAGAATTGTTTGACAGTGATGAAGGCTTGATTTTAGGGTTGATCACTACGGCATCTGCAACCCCACCACCAGAAAAACAGCCAGAAACAGAAGTAGCACCCACACCTACACCAGAAACAGAAACTCCCGTCCAACCACCATCAGCAGAGTCGAATGAGCCAATAGAATTAGTGGTAACAGGCGATCGCGATGCTGGCTATAACGCATTAAACGCTACTACCGGCACAAGAACCGACACCCCACTGCGAGACATACCACAATCGATTCAGGTGATTCCGCGCCAGGTAATTGAAGATCAACAAGTTATCAGATTGGATGAAACACTCAATAACGTCAGTAATGTTATTGCTGGTGGGTTGGACACAGGTACAGAAGCAAGATATACAATTCGGGGATTTGATAACGCACCAATATTGATAGATGGATTTAGACAATTTGCCTTTCCAGATGTTCCAGAAACAGCCAATTTAGAACGTGTCGAAATCCTCAAAGGCCCAGCCTCGATTTTATATGGACAGATTCAACCCGGTGGGATCATTAACGCTGTCACCAAAAAACCTCTAGCAGAGCCTTTTTACGAAGCAGAAGTCCAGTTTGGTAACTATGGTTTGATTCGTCCACGCATTGATATTTCTGGCTCTTTGAATGATGATCCCAGCCTGCTGTATAGACTGAACCTATCCTATTTGAATAGTGAAAGTTTCCGAGGTTTTGACGAAAACTTTGAGCAATATTTCGTTGCACCCGTATTAGCTTGGAAATTGGGCGAAAAGACAGATTTTACCTTTGAAGCGCAGTATTCTAACCGTAGACGGCCATATGATGCTGGTTTAGTAGCTTCTGGAAGAGGTGTAATTGATGTTCCACGCGATCGCATCATCAATGAACCAGATGACTATATTGAGCGCACATTTATTAGCACTGGATACTCACTAGAGCATCGTTTTAGTGATAACTGGACATTTCGCAATGGATTTCGCTACGCCACAAGTAAAGTTTATAGCGATCGCTTGACGATTACTACTAACTTTGATGAGACGACAGGTATTGTAGATCGCGTTTATGCACTAGATGATTTCTATTCTGACGATTACTCCTTACAGTCAAATGTCATAGGTAAATTCTCTACAGGTAGCATCAAACACACCCTCTTGTTTGGTCTGGATTTGAATCGTACTAACTCCAGTAGTTTTGCCACCTCTAATTTCTTTACTCCCTCACAGTTGAATATCTTCAACCCTGTCTACAGAGCTACACCCCGCACTGGTTTAGATATTGTGCTTCTAGATAGAGAATCTGTCACAGATAGATTAGGTATTTATCTACAAGATGAAATAGCCTTCTTTGATAGTCTCAAATTACTAGCTGGGATACGCTACGAAACCGTCAAGCAAGACATCACCAATCAACCATCACTGTTTTATCCCGGCGGTGATACCAGTCAATTCAATGATGCTTTCACTCCCCGCATCGGAATTGTGTATCAACCATCAAAAGAAGTATCACTTTATGCCAGCTATTCCCAATCATTTAATCCGAATATTGATCAGTTCGATGTGAATGGTAATCCTCTAGAACCAGAAAGAGGCGAAGGGTACGAAGTTGGTGTCAAAACTGAATTACTAGAAGGTAAACTTTCAGCAACGTTATCGTACTTTGACATTACCAAACAAAACGTTGCGACAACGGATCTGAATTTTCCGGGGCTGGGTATTTCTATAGCTACAGGTGAACAACGTAGCCGAGGTTTTGAATTCGATGTTAGCGGACAAATTCTCCCAGGATGGAATATTATTGCCGCTTACGCATATACAGATGCAGAAGTCACAGCAGACAATACCATTCCCGTAGGAAATAGACTCGCAGGAGTTCCGAAACATAGTGCTAGTTTATGGACAACTTATGAAATTCAACGCGGTAATTGGCAAGGTTTAGGCTTTGGCGTGGGCTTTAACTATGTAGGAGAGCGTCAAGGCGACCTAGACAACAGCTTTGAACTAGATAGTTATTTTCTAACTAATGCTGGTATTTTTTACCGCCGCAACAATTGGCGTTTTGCTCTCAACTTCAAGAATATTTTTGATGTTGACTACATCAGTGGTGTACCTTTTGGCAGAACTAGCGGTATTTATCCCGGCGAACCTTTTACTGTCATTGGTTCTGTTTCAGTGCGTTTTTAA
- a CDS encoding DUF2214 family protein: MWKSAITAYLHYLGFMLAFGALVVESQNLKKDISLKEAWRVVIADAIYGLSAITILMTGVLRVIYFGKGSDYYLSNPVFYIKVSLFILVSLLSLYPTFSFLSWIKNLLDNQPPKIELPQLQRLNWLIRGELAGFALIPLLAAVLARGIRIL; encoded by the coding sequence ATGTGGAAAAGTGCTATTACAGCATATTTACATTATCTGGGCTTCATGCTGGCTTTCGGGGCGTTGGTGGTTGAAAGTCAGAATTTGAAAAAAGATATCAGCCTCAAAGAAGCTTGGAGAGTGGTAATAGCAGATGCTATTTATGGTTTATCAGCCATAACAATTCTGATGACGGGTGTATTGAGAGTGATTTACTTTGGTAAAGGCAGTGATTATTATCTGAGCAATCCAGTCTTTTACATCAAGGTAAGTCTTTTTATTCTGGTGAGTTTGTTGTCTTTGTATCCCACCTTTTCTTTTCTGTCGTGGATTAAGAACTTGCTAGATAATCAACCCCCTAAAATTGAATTACCCCAATTACAGCGACTAAATTGGCTAATTAGGGGGGAATTGGCTGGTTTTGCGCTGATTCCCCTATTGGCGGCGGTTTTAGCGCGAGGAATTCGGATTTTGTAA
- the modD gene encoding ModD protein produces the protein MRNVLSDVAIAKLIEEDVPYFDLTTLGLGIGKQSGEIEFYSRHPMVVCATEEAARVFEECGAKVLFLVESSTTLAEKQLILKATGTAEALHIGWRIALNLMEYTSGIATRTNNLVKAARQVNPSVGVVGTRKVFPGTRALSVKAILAGGAIPHRLGLSETILIFKEHLTYLGGMSGLLERLPELKQRFQEHKIAMEVETIADAWAIAQAGVDMIQFDKVSCAELKPVVPSFKNQYPQIKLAVAGGINLDNVQDYASTGVDLLVTSFPYFGKPADIGAKMLTLE, from the coding sequence ATGAGGAATGTACTTTCAGACGTAGCGATCGCTAAACTCATTGAAGAGGACGTTCCCTATTTTGATTTGACAACATTGGGACTCGGTATTGGCAAGCAATCGGGTGAAATTGAATTTTATTCCCGTCATCCAATGGTAGTCTGTGCTACAGAGGAAGCCGCTAGAGTGTTTGAAGAGTGTGGTGCAAAGGTTCTTTTTCTGGTGGAAAGCAGCACTACCTTGGCAGAAAAACAACTAATCTTAAAAGCCACAGGTACAGCAGAAGCTTTGCATATTGGCTGGAGAATTGCCCTAAATTTGATGGAATATACTTCCGGTATTGCTACTCGTACCAATAATTTGGTCAAAGCAGCACGACAAGTCAACCCATCAGTGGGAGTTGTAGGGACGCGGAAAGTATTTCCTGGAACGCGTGCGCTATCTGTCAAGGCTATTTTGGCGGGTGGCGCAATTCCTCACCGCTTGGGGTTGTCTGAAACAATTTTGATTTTCAAAGAACATCTGACTTATCTGGGTGGGATGTCGGGACTCTTAGAACGCTTACCGGAACTCAAACAACGCTTTCAGGAACACAAAATTGCGATGGAAGTAGAAACTATCGCCGATGCGTGGGCGATCGCACAAGCTGGAGTTGATATGATTCAGTTTGATAAGGTTTCCTGCGCTGAACTCAAGCCTGTAGTACCGTCATTCAAAAATCAGTATCCCCAGATTAAACTAGCTGTCGCTGGGGGAATCAACTTAGACAACGTTCAAGACTACGCCAGCACAGGAGTTGATCTACTCGTCACCAGCTTTCCCTATTTTGGTAAACCTGCTGATATTGGCGCGAAGATGTTGACTTTGGAATGA